The proteins below are encoded in one region of Deinococcus metalli:
- a CDS encoding winged helix-turn-helix domain-containing protein yields the protein MTSIASLRVTDPGAARALRQHHDFLTLFIRPQSPSDVAVRAGMAANLAHHHARRLAALGLLREQRREGRRVYYQLTAHEFRVPWDVMPPTDTQGGELADLGALTTQFRRAYEHAVATAGTDEKRVVAFIEAPEVGPPLPAPVSPPVQTHPAHLDALTVRVSPARYRSLVRAISALLDEAARESRSGDAAVCTVAVLAYRGALDEGTLTGHIARRTSSFLGAD from the coding sequence ATGACCAGCATCGCCAGCCTGCGCGTTACCGATCCCGGCGCTGCCCGCGCCCTGCGCCAGCACCACGACTTCCTGACGCTGTTCATTCGGCCGCAGTCGCCCAGTGATGTCGCCGTGCGGGCCGGTATGGCCGCGAATCTGGCCCACCACCATGCGCGGCGCCTCGCGGCGTTGGGCCTGCTGCGCGAACAGCGCCGCGAGGGCCGCCGGGTGTACTACCAGCTCACCGCGCACGAATTCCGCGTGCCGTGGGATGTCATGCCGCCCACCGACACACAGGGCGGGGAACTGGCGGACCTCGGCGCCCTGACCACGCAGTTCCGGCGGGCCTACGAGCACGCCGTCGCAACAGCCGGCACGGACGAGAAACGCGTGGTGGCGTTCATAGAGGCCCCCGAGGTCGGCCCGCCCCTGCCCGCCCCGGTCTCCCCACCGGTCCAGACGCATCCCGCCCACCTTGATGCCCTGACCGTGCGCGTGAGCCCCGCGCGCTACCGGTCGCTGGTGCGGGCGATCAGCGCGCTCCTCGACGAGGCGGCGCGCGAGTCCCGGTCCGGCGACGCGGCGGTGTGCACGGTCGCCGTGCTGGCGTACCGCGGCGCGCTGGACGAGGGCACGTTGACCGGCCACATCGCGCGCCGGACCAGCAGCTTCCTGGGCGCCGACTGA
- a CDS encoding peptidoglycan-binding domain-containing protein has product MRRRAPLLCAVLTCTGAVRAAPAGPDVERIALRAAQALDGVLRSCPAAFAKVGTEAKACVGASGTVEQVRVTLGAAFSGDLYGVWRSRDGQVSVFNWVSTAAGHVYLRVQPDPEGRAQTLVYVDVPPDGPVGGAATQIGSVTLTPPPAEPVSTLSAAATGSATAATPPAAVDRGAAPVPFRRTLSVGTPRMNGADVLAVQNRLISLMRPARPGRGDGWFGPVTAAAVRAFQGANGLPVTGTVDRATWDSLFSPGARPYAAPVTP; this is encoded by the coding sequence ATGCGTCGCCGCGCCCCCCTGCTGTGTGCCGTGCTGACCTGTACCGGCGCGGTGCGGGCGGCGCCGGCCGGGCCGGACGTCGAGCGGATCGCCCTGCGGGCCGCGCAGGCGCTGGACGGCGTGCTGCGGAGCTGCCCGGCTGCCTTCGCGAAGGTCGGCACCGAGGCCAAGGCCTGTGTCGGGGCGAGCGGCACGGTGGAGCAGGTGCGCGTCACGCTGGGCGCGGCGTTCTCCGGCGACCTGTACGGCGTGTGGCGCAGCCGCGACGGGCAGGTCAGCGTGTTCAACTGGGTGTCCACGGCGGCCGGGCACGTCTACCTGCGCGTGCAGCCAGACCCGGAAGGCCGCGCCCAGACCCTGGTGTACGTGGACGTGCCGCCGGACGGCCCCGTGGGTGGCGCCGCCACCCAGATCGGCAGCGTGACCCTCACGCCGCCCCCGGCCGAGCCGGTCTCCACGCTATCCGCAGCGGCGACCGGCTCGGCCACCGCCGCGACCCCGCCCGCCGCGGTGGACCGGGGAGCGGCGCCCGTGCCGTTCCGGCGCACCCTGAGCGTGGGCACGCCCCGCATGAACGGCGCCGACGTGCTGGCGGTGCAAAACCGCTTGATCAGCCTCATGCGTCCGGCGCGGCCCGGGCGGGGCGACGGGTGGTTCGGGCCGGTGACGGCCGCCGCGGTGCGCGCGTTCCAGGGAGCCAACGGCCTGCCCGTGACGGGCACGGTGGACCGCGCCACGTGGGACTCGCTGTTCTCGCCGGGCGCGCGTCCGTACGCCGCTCCAGTCACGCCCTGA